A single window of Oxyura jamaicensis isolate SHBP4307 breed ruddy duck chromosome 3, BPBGC_Ojam_1.0, whole genome shotgun sequence DNA harbors:
- the MCPH1 gene encoding microcephalin isoform X3, which produces MEPVLKGICAFVEVWSSNRTENYSKAFEKQLLDMGAKVSKTFNKRVTHVVFKEGRSATWRKAQKAGVKVVSVLWVEKCRETGTHVDESLFPAVYNNEGLLLKHKCMQPKDFVEKSPENDRKLQRRLDKMAKELVKQKIGINAETDTPVLLFEDDGSLVYSPVNKIRIQSSAMERRIKEMKEKRENLSPTASQMSETPPRSSPGGCPLSTCLTNAEDASLQEEQREVCLNSSFDDLWGTDKSKRQKKEIAEPTCDTQTPVHVSRSASVNSPSCSYDQKSLIPKQPNRRSLSKTKVLQHTCHDNLEKDLEKFPEKYQKDENTMTTSVANKNSPLQIKDLGYFTPSQKTAKLNTAPALIHSLSNSPVSSGDLNICSRDRSFPVDRSDCLLEHKKRKKLQTMFSLKLSSSELRASGSRSEFLQGVNTYSNDQCTEDASYEDFFSSYNLDKNEIKVEVPRESQNPSDVSCKESLRSMGSIDMSSCKPHTTSEKSRKKPIQANDVSVKKAFKPAEHTESVPLNCMSDGEKAEIAEALDSDLVNKRPQHAHEKSYKTDMNYCTRATGDENEVSECDVTDGSCKAFNEQKNKHDGGVRKTRRLQKPTRTLVMTSMSSEEQNTVIQVVNKLGDFLFSDVVCETTSHVVTGSPRRTLNVMLGIARGCWIVSYEWVLWSLEVGHWISEEPYELSSNFPAAPN; this is translated from the exons ATGGAGCCCGTCCTGAAAG GTATTTGTGCATTTGTAGAAGTTTGGTCAtctaacagaacagaaaattactCAAAAGCCTTTGAGAAGCAACTTCTTGACATGGGAGCAAAA GTTTCAAAAACTTTCAACAAGCGCGTAACTCATGTGGTCTTCAAAGAAGGGCGTTCAGCTACATGGAGAAAAGCACAAAAGGCTGGTGTAAAAGTAGTTTCTGTACTATGGGTGGAGAA gtgTCGAGAAACTGGAACGCATGTTGACGAATCTTTATTTCCTGCAGTATACAATAATGAAGGATTACTGCTAAAA CACAAATGTATGCAGCCAAAAGACTTTGTAGAAAAATCtccagaaaatgacagaaagctgcagagaagaCTGGACAAGATGGCTAAAGAATTAGTTAAACAAAAGATAGGAATTAACGCAG AAACTGATACAccagttttattatttgaagATGATGGTTCACTTGTGTATAGCCctgttaataaaataagaatcCAAAGCAGTGCaatggaaagaagaataaaggagatgaaggaaaaaagagaaaatctttctCCTACTG CTTCACAAATGTCTGAAACACCTCCACGCAGTTCACCAGGAGGCTGCCCACTGTCTACCTGTTTAACAAATGCAGAAGATGCATCGTTACAAG AAGAACAAAGGGAAGTCTGCTTAAACTCAAGTTTTGATGATCTCTGGGGAACTGATAAatcaaagagacagaaaaaagagaTAGCAGAACCCACCTGTGATACTCAGACTCCTGTGCATGTTTCCAGGAGTGCATCAGTGAATTCTCCCTCATGTAGCTATGACCAGAAGAGCTTAATCCCAAAACAACCTAACAGAAGAAGCCTAAGTAAAACAAAGGTTTTGCAGCATACTTGCCATGATAATTTAGAAAAAGATCTAGAAAAGTTTCCAGAGAAATATCAGAAGGATGAAAATACCATGACTACTTCAGTTGCAAACAAAAATTCCCCTCTCCAAATCAAGGACTTGGGTTATTTTACTCCTTCCCAAAAAACAGCCAAGTTAAATACTGCTCCCGCTTTGATTCACAGTCTCTCTAATTCACCTGTGAGCAGTGGAGACTTAAATATATGTTCACGTGATAGAAGTTTCCCTGTTGACAGAAGTGATTGCCTTCTGGAAcacaagaagaggaagaaactaCAAACAATGTTTAGCTTGAAATTGTCTTCTTCTGAACTGCGTGCATCAGGGTCTAGAAGTGAGTTCTTGCAAGGAGTTAATACTTACAGCAACGATCAGTGCACTGAAGATGCTTCTTATGAAGACTTCTTTTCCTCATATAATttggataaaaatgaaataaaggtaGAAGTTCCAcgagaatcacagaatccttCTGATGTTTCTTGCAAAGAGTCTTTAAGAAGCATGGGCTCAATTGATATGAGTTCCTGTAAGCCACATACCACTTCtgagaaaagtagaaaaaagcCTATTCAAGCAAATGATGTTTCAGTAAAGAAAGCATTCAAACCAGCTGAACATACAGAAAGTGTGCCATTAAATTGCATGTCTGATGGTGAAAAAGCTGAGATTGCAGAAGCTCTAGATTCAGACCTTGTGAATAAACGGCCTCAGCATGCTCATGAAAAATCCTACAAAACTGATATGAATTACTGTACTCGTGCTACTG GTgatgaaaatgaagtttcagaGTGTGATGTTACTGATGGCTCTTGCAAAGCTTTTAATGAACAAAAGAATAAGCACGATGGGGGGGTGAGAAAAACTAGAAGACTCCAAAAG CCAACAAGAACACTAGTTATGACGAGTATGTCTTCTGA gGAGCAAAATACAGTAATTCAGGTGGTGAATAAACTTGGAGACTTCTTGTTCTCAGATGTAGTATGTGAAACAACAAGTCATGTAGTTACGGGGAGTCCTCGTCGTACCTTGAATGTTATGTTGGGAATTGCTCGTGGGTGTTGGATTGTTTCTTATGAATGg gttCTGTGGTCTTTGGAAGTTGGCCATTGGATCTCAGAGGAACCATATGAACTTTCGTCCAacttccctgcagctcct
- the MCPH1 gene encoding microcephalin isoform X2: MEPVLKGICAFVEVWSSNRTENYSKAFEKQLLDMGAKVSKTFNKRVTHVVFKEGRSATWRKAQKAGVKVVSVLWVEKCRETGTHVDESLFPAVYNNEGLLLKHKCMQPKDFVEKSPENDRKLQRRLDKMAKELVKQKIGINAETDTPVLLFEDDGSLVYSPVNKIRIQSSAMERRIKEMKEKRENLSPTASQMSETPPRSSPGGCPLSTCLTNAEDASLQEEQREVCLNSSFDDLWGTDKSKRQKKEIAEPTCDTQTPVHVSRSASVNSPSCSYDQKSLIPKQPNRRSLSKTKVLQHTCHDNLEKDLEKFPEKYQKDENTMTTSVANKNSPLQIKDLGYFTPSQKTAKLNTAPALIHSLSNSPVSSGDLNICSRDRSFPVDRSDCLLEHKKRKKLQTMFSLKLSSSELRASGSRSEFLQGVNTYSNDQCTEDASYEDFFSSYNLDKNEIKVEVPRESQNPSDVSCKESLRSMGSIDMSSCKPHTTSEKSRKKPIQANDVSVKKAFKPAEHTESVPLNCMSDGEKAEIAEALDSDLVNKRPQHAHEKSYKTDMNYCTRATGDENEVSECDVTDGSCKAFNEQKNKHDGGVRKTRRLQKPTRTLVMTSMSSEEQNTVIQVVNKLGDFLFSDVVCETTSHVVTGSPRRTLNVMLGIARGCWIVSYEWVLWSLEVGHWISEEPYELSSNFPAAPGRKSLWTMCCFSREGKKIFWECIWECLRCLYGISFLHASSSMSACPDLQLRFFSYLIFLSANKR, translated from the exons ATGGAGCCCGTCCTGAAAG GTATTTGTGCATTTGTAGAAGTTTGGTCAtctaacagaacagaaaattactCAAAAGCCTTTGAGAAGCAACTTCTTGACATGGGAGCAAAA GTTTCAAAAACTTTCAACAAGCGCGTAACTCATGTGGTCTTCAAAGAAGGGCGTTCAGCTACATGGAGAAAAGCACAAAAGGCTGGTGTAAAAGTAGTTTCTGTACTATGGGTGGAGAA gtgTCGAGAAACTGGAACGCATGTTGACGAATCTTTATTTCCTGCAGTATACAATAATGAAGGATTACTGCTAAAA CACAAATGTATGCAGCCAAAAGACTTTGTAGAAAAATCtccagaaaatgacagaaagctgcagagaagaCTGGACAAGATGGCTAAAGAATTAGTTAAACAAAAGATAGGAATTAACGCAG AAACTGATACAccagttttattatttgaagATGATGGTTCACTTGTGTATAGCCctgttaataaaataagaatcCAAAGCAGTGCaatggaaagaagaataaaggagatgaaggaaaaaagagaaaatctttctCCTACTG CTTCACAAATGTCTGAAACACCTCCACGCAGTTCACCAGGAGGCTGCCCACTGTCTACCTGTTTAACAAATGCAGAAGATGCATCGTTACAAG AAGAACAAAGGGAAGTCTGCTTAAACTCAAGTTTTGATGATCTCTGGGGAACTGATAAatcaaagagacagaaaaaagagaTAGCAGAACCCACCTGTGATACTCAGACTCCTGTGCATGTTTCCAGGAGTGCATCAGTGAATTCTCCCTCATGTAGCTATGACCAGAAGAGCTTAATCCCAAAACAACCTAACAGAAGAAGCCTAAGTAAAACAAAGGTTTTGCAGCATACTTGCCATGATAATTTAGAAAAAGATCTAGAAAAGTTTCCAGAGAAATATCAGAAGGATGAAAATACCATGACTACTTCAGTTGCAAACAAAAATTCCCCTCTCCAAATCAAGGACTTGGGTTATTTTACTCCTTCCCAAAAAACAGCCAAGTTAAATACTGCTCCCGCTTTGATTCACAGTCTCTCTAATTCACCTGTGAGCAGTGGAGACTTAAATATATGTTCACGTGATAGAAGTTTCCCTGTTGACAGAAGTGATTGCCTTCTGGAAcacaagaagaggaagaaactaCAAACAATGTTTAGCTTGAAATTGTCTTCTTCTGAACTGCGTGCATCAGGGTCTAGAAGTGAGTTCTTGCAAGGAGTTAATACTTACAGCAACGATCAGTGCACTGAAGATGCTTCTTATGAAGACTTCTTTTCCTCATATAATttggataaaaatgaaataaaggtaGAAGTTCCAcgagaatcacagaatccttCTGATGTTTCTTGCAAAGAGTCTTTAAGAAGCATGGGCTCAATTGATATGAGTTCCTGTAAGCCACATACCACTTCtgagaaaagtagaaaaaagcCTATTCAAGCAAATGATGTTTCAGTAAAGAAAGCATTCAAACCAGCTGAACATACAGAAAGTGTGCCATTAAATTGCATGTCTGATGGTGAAAAAGCTGAGATTGCAGAAGCTCTAGATTCAGACCTTGTGAATAAACGGCCTCAGCATGCTCATGAAAAATCCTACAAAACTGATATGAATTACTGTACTCGTGCTACTG GTgatgaaaatgaagtttcagaGTGTGATGTTACTGATGGCTCTTGCAAAGCTTTTAATGAACAAAAGAATAAGCACGATGGGGGGGTGAGAAAAACTAGAAGACTCCAAAAG CCAACAAGAACACTAGTTATGACGAGTATGTCTTCTGA gGAGCAAAATACAGTAATTCAGGTGGTGAATAAACTTGGAGACTTCTTGTTCTCAGATGTAGTATGTGAAACAACAAGTCATGTAGTTACGGGGAGTCCTCGTCGTACCTTGAATGTTATGTTGGGAATTGCTCGTGGGTGTTGGATTGTTTCTTATGAATGg gttCTGTGGTCTTTGGAAGTTGGCCATTGGATCTCAGAGGAACCATATGAACTTTCGTCCAacttccctgcagctcct